The Bacillus sp. Y1 genome has a window encoding:
- a CDS encoding ArsR/SmtB family transcription factor — MNLEMQQFKAEFFKALAHPLRIRILELLAEGDKNVNEIQTLIGSEGSSVSQQLTILRAKNIVSGTKEGNKVIYTLKDPMIIELLAVARQIFNNHLVDTITILDRFTDKEEEGNIVPKN; from the coding sequence TTGAATTTAGAAATGCAACAGTTTAAAGCAGAGTTTTTTAAGGCTTTGGCTCATCCATTAAGAATACGCATTCTAGAACTGTTAGCCGAAGGGGATAAGAACGTAAATGAAATTCAAACACTCATCGGCAGCGAAGGATCATCTGTTTCGCAGCAATTAACGATTTTACGAGCCAAAAATATTGTGTCAGGGACAAAGGAAGGTAATAAAGTCATTTACACGCTAAAGGATCCGATGATCATCGAACTATTAGCGGTTGCGCGCCAAATATTTAACAATCATCTTGTGGATACAATAACCATTTTAGACCGTTTCACTGATAAGGAAGAAGAAGGGAACATCGTGCCGAAGAATTAA
- a CDS encoding SulP family inorganic anion transporter — MLSDKRFSNYSLSSIPKDVLSGLIVGVIAIPLGMAFAIASGVKPEYGIVSTIVGGILISLLGGSKFQIGGPTGAFIPILFGIVMTYGYENLLIAGFLAGIMLLFMGIFKIGSLIKYIPRPVTIGFTSGIAVTIFSGQIASFLGLVGIQKHEELISNLLEIFTHFQSTNLYSVLTAVVCLLIIALSPRLAPKVPGPLLGLIVSTLVATWFYPGQVETIGSAYGAIPNSLPHIHLPNVSIEMILTLLKPAFVIAMLGGIESLLSAVVADGMTNTRHNSNKELIGQGIANIVTPLFGGIPVTGAIARTATNIKNGAVSPLSGIIHGVVGLLVLLFFSPYASYIPLASMAPILMVVAWNMSERKVFAHILKTRSTDSIVLVVTFLLTVFVNLTTAVEIGLILAAILFTKRMSDLVTTAKALPNLHHKHAKVENHVVTDTHDCPQISIYNVGGPLFFGAAQTFEFSIMDTIHYRPLILLLRMSRVPLMDTTGEANLASIVSHFSKNGIVIISGINEQPKNVLMRTGLYDKIGHKHFFEHTGEAIEFALKQVDKNKCLGCRHFAFRECTKLSKAESTEGKVLQPTTF, encoded by the coding sequence ATGTTAAGTGATAAAAGATTTTCTAATTATTCGTTAAGTAGTATTCCAAAAGATGTACTATCAGGTCTTATTGTTGGCGTCATCGCTATTCCACTTGGAATGGCCTTTGCAATTGCCTCAGGAGTGAAACCGGAATATGGTATAGTTTCGACCATAGTAGGTGGAATCCTTATTTCCTTGTTAGGAGGATCTAAATTTCAAATAGGGGGGCCAACTGGAGCCTTTATTCCCATCCTATTTGGAATCGTTATGACTTACGGATATGAAAATCTATTAATTGCAGGTTTTTTAGCTGGTATTATGCTCCTTTTTATGGGGATCTTTAAAATCGGTTCACTTATCAAATACATTCCTAGACCAGTGACTATTGGTTTTACATCGGGAATCGCTGTTACTATTTTTTCAGGTCAAATTGCAAGTTTTCTCGGACTTGTAGGAATTCAAAAGCATGAAGAATTAATTAGTAATTTACTAGAAATTTTTACACATTTTCAATCAACGAATCTTTATAGTGTATTAACTGCGGTTGTATGCTTACTAATCATCGCCCTTTCACCGAGGTTAGCCCCTAAGGTTCCAGGTCCATTACTGGGCTTGATTGTATCAACCTTGGTAGCAACCTGGTTTTATCCTGGGCAGGTTGAAACGATTGGTTCTGCATACGGTGCTATCCCGAACTCATTACCACACATACATTTGCCAAACGTAAGTATCGAAATGATCCTTACTCTATTAAAACCTGCCTTTGTTATTGCTATGCTCGGAGGAATAGAATCGTTGCTCTCGGCAGTTGTGGCAGATGGCATGACAAACACCCGTCACAACAGTAATAAAGAATTGATCGGACAAGGAATTGCAAATATAGTTACTCCACTATTTGGAGGCATTCCGGTAACAGGGGCTATTGCAAGAACAGCTACCAATATTAAAAATGGAGCAGTTTCCCCTTTATCTGGAATCATACATGGGGTTGTCGGTTTACTAGTTTTGTTGTTTTTTTCTCCATATGCTTCCTATATTCCACTTGCTAGTATGGCACCGATATTAATGGTGGTTGCATGGAATATGAGTGAAAGGAAGGTATTTGCTCATATTCTAAAAACAAGATCTACTGACTCCATCGTTCTGGTAGTTACCTTTTTACTAACTGTCTTTGTTAATTTAACAACTGCTGTTGAAATCGGATTAATATTGGCCGCTATCTTATTTACAAAAAGAATGAGTGATCTTGTTACGACTGCGAAAGCATTGCCTAATTTACATCATAAGCATGCAAAAGTAGAAAATCATGTTGTGACGGATACCCATGATTGCCCGCAAATTAGTATCTACAATGTAGGAGGCCCCCTCTTTTTTGGGGCTGCTCAAACCTTTGAATTTTCAATCATGGATACGATTCACTATCGACCTCTTATATTATTGTTACGAATGAGTAGGGTGCCTCTTATGGATACAACGGGGGAAGCAAATTTAGCTAGTATTGTGTCTCATTTTTCAAAAAATGGTATAGTTATCATATCAGGAATAAATGAGCAGCCAAAAAATGTATTAATGCGAACGGGTCTATATGACAAAATTGGTCACAAACACTTTTTTGAGCACACTGGGGAAGCGATTGAATTTGCGTTAAAACAGGTGGACAAAAATAAGTGTTTAGGATGTAGACACTTTGCTTTCAGAGAGTGTACCAAACTATCAAAAGCCGAATCTACTGAAGGGAAAGTTCTACAGCCTACTACCTTCTAG
- the menB gene encoding 1,4-dihydroxy-2-naphthoyl-CoA synthase, whose product MTVEWVSQRNYEDILYETYNGIAKITINRPEVRNAFRPKTVMELIDAFAYARDDRNVGVIVLTGAGDQAFCSGGDQKVRGHGGYVGEDEIPRLNVLDLQRLIRVIPKPVVAMVKGYAIGGGHVLHIVCDLTIAADNAIFGQTGPKVGSFDAGYGSGYLARIVGHKKAREIWYLCRQYNAQEALDMGLVNTVVPLEQVEEETIKWCEEMLDKSPTALRFLKAAFNADTDGLAGIQQFAGDATLLYYTTDEAKEGRDAFKEKRKPDFGQFPRFP is encoded by the coding sequence ATGACAGTTGAGTGGGTATCTCAAAGAAATTACGAAGATATTCTGTATGAAACATATAATGGCATTGCAAAGATTACCATCAATCGTCCAGAAGTGCGAAATGCATTTCGTCCTAAGACGGTAATGGAATTAATTGATGCGTTTGCTTATGCACGTGACGACCGCAATGTAGGGGTAATCGTCTTAACAGGAGCTGGAGACCAAGCGTTCTGTTCAGGTGGAGATCAAAAAGTACGCGGACATGGTGGATACGTTGGAGAAGACGAAATCCCTCGTTTAAATGTTCTTGATCTTCAACGTTTGATTCGTGTTATTCCTAAGCCAGTTGTTGCGATGGTAAAGGGATATGCAATTGGTGGAGGACATGTTTTACATATCGTTTGTGATTTAACCATTGCTGCTGATAATGCTATCTTCGGACAAACAGGTCCTAAAGTGGGTAGCTTTGATGCTGGATATGGCTCCGGCTATTTAGCAAGAATTGTTGGACATAAAAAAGCACGAGAAATTTGGTATTTATGCCGTCAATACAATGCTCAAGAAGCACTTGATATGGGGCTAGTAAATACAGTTGTTCCTCTTGAACAAGTAGAGGAAGAAACGATTAAATGGTGTGAAGAAATGCTTGATAAGAGCCCAACTGCTCTTCGTTTCTTGAAAGCAGCATTTAATGCAGATACTGATGGACTAGCTGGAATTCAACAGTTTGCTGGAGATGCAACTCTCCTATATTACACAACGGATGAAGCAAAGGAAGGGCGAGATGCGTTTAAAGAAAAACGCAAGCCAGACTTCGGTCAATTCCCTCGTTTTCCTTGA
- the menH gene encoding 2-succinyl-6-hydroxy-2,4-cyclohexadiene-1-carboxylate synthase, translating to MNIEVNGVVYHVEVSGEGFPVVLLHGFTGDISTWSECEEELKINSRIVKIDLVGHGRSSSPDLIERYEMKSVVEDLRYILHYLDIDQADVVGYSMGGRVALAFALVNPTFVRKLVLESASPGLVTNEERSSRSVQDQQLANKIKQNGIDWFVEYWGNIPLFESQKKLPSVIRQRIKEQRKQNSIKGLANSLIGMGTGSQPSYWEKLNEYSGEVLLLTGSIDKKFVIVADKMSKCLKNSKWLNIDGCGHAIHVEQPEKFGTIVSGFLSNKSDS from the coding sequence ATGAATATTGAGGTTAATGGGGTAGTCTACCATGTCGAAGTTTCAGGAGAGGGTTTTCCAGTTGTTTTACTTCATGGATTTACCGGTGACATCTCTACTTGGTCGGAATGTGAAGAGGAGTTAAAGATAAACTCGAGAATCGTTAAAATAGATCTTGTTGGACATGGAAGATCGTCATCCCCGGATTTAATTGAACGGTATGAAATGAAGTCAGTGGTAGAGGATTTACGTTATATTTTACATTATTTAGATATAGATCAAGCAGATGTGGTTGGATATTCGATGGGAGGTCGAGTGGCACTTGCATTTGCGTTGGTGAATCCAACTTTTGTACGTAAGCTTGTACTCGAAAGTGCTTCTCCAGGACTCGTAACGAACGAAGAGAGAAGTAGTCGAAGCGTACAGGATCAACAGTTGGCCAATAAAATCAAACAAAATGGAATAGACTGGTTTGTTGAATATTGGGGCAATATCCCATTATTCGAAAGCCAAAAAAAATTACCATCAGTAATTAGACAGCGAATAAAAGAGCAAAGAAAGCAAAACTCTATTAAAGGATTGGCAAATAGCTTGATTGGAATGGGAACAGGGTCACAACCCAGCTATTGGGAAAAACTAAATGAGTACTCAGGCGAAGTATTATTGCTTACGGGATCCATTGACAAGAAATTTGTTATCGTCGCAGATAAGATGTCAAAATGTCTAAAAAACAGTAAGTGGTTAAATATTGATGGGTGTGGTCATGCAATACATGTGGAACAACCTGAAAAATTTGGTACAATAGTAAGTGGGTTTTTGTCGAATAAATCCGATTCTTAA
- the menD gene encoding 2-succinyl-5-enolpyruvyl-6-hydroxy-3-cyclohexene-1-carboxylic-acid synthase → MNHQQALTKYIASFVAELKHAGVKDVVVSPGSRSTPIAMIMAEHPDLRLHIHVDERSAAFFALGMAKASRKPTVLLCTSGTAAANYFPAIAEANLSRVPLMVITADRPHELRDVGAPQAMDQVNLYGKHVKWFIEMSHPEGSKEMLRYARTVAGRAVATALSSPAGPVHLNFPLREPLVPDLTSDNIFVMSERENGYVHIEQGHLSLNKDQLKSIANVLNGHTNGLIVCGEIDNPTFAKAITMLAAKLQYPIIADPLSQLRSGKHEFVHIIDSYDTFLRNEDAVSHLAPDIIIRFGAMPISKAFSLFMKKNEHVPQFVVDGGEGWRDPSLLTTNMVYCDEVEFCESLLPLLNENQDTIFVEKWQQMNEITKTSLFRVKENESLSEGRLFFELVELLPDGATLFVGNSMPIRDVDTFFYNNQKSIRIMANRGANGIDGVISSALGAGTVHKPMYLVLGDLTFFHDLNGLIASKLYHIDLRVIVINNNGGGIFNFLPQASHPKHFERLFGTPLDLDFEPVVTMYGGTFSRVSTWVELTSSFEQTLAKEGLSVIEVPTKRDENLQEHRNLWDYVSREISRNLRGES, encoded by the coding sequence ATGAATCACCAGCAAGCATTAACGAAATATATTGCTTCTTTTGTAGCAGAACTAAAACATGCAGGAGTAAAAGATGTTGTTGTTAGCCCAGGGTCAAGGTCCACTCCTATTGCAATGATTATGGCTGAACATCCTGATCTTCGTCTTCATATTCATGTAGATGAAAGATCAGCAGCCTTTTTTGCGTTGGGGATGGCCAAGGCTTCCCGAAAACCAACAGTCTTGTTATGTACTTCCGGAACAGCAGCAGCGAATTATTTCCCTGCTATAGCTGAAGCGAATTTATCAAGGGTACCTCTCATGGTCATCACAGCGGATCGACCACATGAACTTCGTGATGTTGGTGCACCACAAGCAATGGATCAGGTGAATTTATATGGAAAGCATGTAAAATGGTTTATCGAGATGTCTCATCCGGAAGGCTCCAAAGAGATGCTTCGATATGCACGCACCGTTGCTGGGCGTGCTGTTGCAACCGCTTTATCTTCGCCAGCTGGTCCCGTTCATTTGAATTTTCCACTTCGTGAACCTCTTGTTCCTGATTTAACAAGCGATAATATATTTGTCATGTCAGAGAGAGAAAATGGTTATGTTCACATTGAACAAGGGCATTTGTCACTGAATAAAGATCAACTAAAATCCATTGCGAATGTGTTGAATGGACATACAAATGGCTTAATTGTTTGTGGCGAAATCGATAATCCCACCTTTGCTAAAGCCATCACTATGCTAGCTGCAAAGCTACAGTATCCGATTATTGCGGATCCTTTATCGCAGCTGCGAAGTGGAAAACACGAGTTTGTACATATTATAGATAGCTATGATACATTTTTAAGAAATGAGGATGCCGTAAGTCATTTAGCACCAGATATAATTATTCGCTTTGGTGCGATGCCTATCTCAAAAGCATTTTCATTATTTATGAAAAAGAATGAACACGTCCCTCAATTTGTGGTTGATGGCGGGGAAGGCTGGAGAGACCCATCCTTATTAACGACAAACATGGTTTATTGTGATGAAGTAGAATTTTGTGAATCTCTTCTCCCCCTTTTAAATGAAAACCAGGATACAATATTTGTTGAAAAGTGGCAACAAATGAACGAGATAACGAAAACATCTTTGTTCCGTGTAAAGGAAAATGAATCCCTCAGTGAGGGTCGTTTGTTTTTTGAATTAGTAGAATTGCTGCCTGATGGAGCTACCTTGTTTGTTGGCAATTCCATGCCAATACGTGATGTGGATACTTTTTTCTATAATAATCAAAAGTCCATTAGAATCATGGCAAATCGTGGTGCAAACGGTATTGATGGAGTCATTTCATCTGCTCTAGGTGCTGGCACCGTTCACAAGCCAATGTATTTAGTACTTGGAGATTTGACTTTTTTCCATGATTTAAACGGACTAATAGCTTCTAAGTTATATCATATAGATCTACGTGTCATTGTAATTAATAACAATGGGGGTGGGATTTTTAACTTCCTTCCTCAAGCTAGTCATCCAAAGCATTTTGAACGACTGTTTGGTACTCCTTTAGACCTTGATTTTGAACCAGTTGTAACTATGTACGGTGGGACCTTTAGCCGAGTGTCTACTTGGGTAGAGCTTACTTCCTCTTTTGAGCAAACGTTGGCGAAAGAAGGATTATCAGTTATTGAAGTTCCGACAAAAAGAGATGAAAACCTACAAGAGCATCGAAATTTGTGGGATTATGTTTCCCGGGAAATTAGTCGGAATTTGCGTGGCGAAAGCTGA
- a CDS encoding isochorismate synthase: MVTIQNTELKEGIIEAIERARKLSMPVLVSEVQRVHPVQPLSVFAAGRDQFVGERFFWKDPSDEVVMIGIGICKEIQSDQASGRFFHVEKQWQELMNNSIMLMKEKQTATGPIMFGGFSFDPLKEKTDLWAQFPHSLFHIPKYLVSVIKGEYYLTTNLLCSAEDDDTLYEVAEQERKALFSKIEKESMPRLSNLSHVNEVHPENWKKRVSEVVELLKAGTMKKVVLARELRLQFEEQIPVEPVIMNLLEEQRDSFVFAFESKGDCFIGASPERLVKKVKNTVYSTCLAGSIARGKTLKEDELLGNELLCDEKNLNEHQFVVDMIKEAMEKVCHEVRIPSHPQLLKNKHIQHLYTPVVGIADEESSLLQLVNLLHPTPALGGLPRKEAVESIRTMEDLDRGMYAAPIGWIDFEGNGEFAVAIRSGLLQGNEASLFAGCGIVKDSNVDSEYQETNIKFRPMLSALRGK; encoded by the coding sequence TTGGTTACCATTCAGAATACGGAGCTTAAAGAAGGGATCATTGAAGCAATCGAGAGAGCACGGAAGCTTTCAATGCCCGTATTAGTTAGCGAAGTCCAAAGGGTTCATCCGGTTCAGCCTCTGTCCGTGTTTGCAGCTGGAAGAGACCAATTTGTTGGCGAACGCTTTTTTTGGAAAGATCCCTCTGATGAAGTAGTTATGATTGGCATTGGAATATGTAAAGAAATACAATCGGATCAGGCTTCTGGCCGCTTTTTTCATGTGGAGAAGCAATGGCAAGAGCTTATGAATAATAGCATCATGCTAATGAAAGAGAAACAAACAGCTACAGGACCAATAATGTTCGGAGGATTTTCCTTTGATCCATTAAAAGAGAAAACCGACCTTTGGGCACAGTTTCCACATTCTCTTTTCCACATACCCAAATACCTAGTAAGTGTAATAAAAGGAGAATACTATTTAACGACTAACCTTCTTTGTTCGGCCGAAGATGATGATACATTGTATGAGGTAGCTGAACAAGAAAGAAAAGCGTTATTCAGTAAAATTGAAAAGGAATCAATGCCACGTTTGTCCAACCTATCACATGTAAATGAAGTCCATCCTGAAAATTGGAAGAAACGTGTGAGCGAGGTAGTAGAATTATTAAAGGCAGGGACCATGAAAAAGGTCGTGCTTGCAAGAGAGCTAAGACTTCAGTTTGAGGAGCAGATCCCAGTAGAGCCCGTGATTATGAATCTTTTAGAGGAACAGAGAGATAGTTTTGTTTTTGCCTTTGAATCGAAAGGTGACTGTTTTATTGGAGCATCACCAGAAAGATTAGTAAAGAAGGTAAAAAACACTGTGTACTCGACCTGTTTGGCCGGTTCCATTGCTAGAGGGAAGACTTTAAAAGAAGACGAGCTATTAGGTAATGAGCTTCTATGTGATGAAAAAAACTTAAATGAACATCAATTTGTTGTTGATATGATTAAAGAAGCAATGGAAAAGGTATGCCATGAAGTACGAATTCCCTCACACCCACAGTTGTTGAAAAATAAGCATATCCAGCACTTATACACACCAGTGGTTGGAATTGCTGATGAGGAAAGTTCGTTGCTTCAGCTTGTGAACCTGCTTCATCCAACACCTGCTTTAGGTGGGTTACCAAGAAAAGAAGCAGTAGAGAGCATCCGGACAATGGAAGACTTAGATAGAGGAATGTATGCCGCACCGATCGGTTGGATTGATTTTGAAGGCAATGGGGAATTTGCGGTTGCGATACGTTCAGGCTTATTACAAGGAAACGAGGCTTCTTTATTTGCCGGTTGTGGAATCGTTAAGGATTCGAACGTAGACAGTGAGTATCAGGAGACGAATATCAAGTTTCGTCCTATGCTTTCTGCCTTAAGGGGGAAATAG
- a CDS encoding 1,4-dihydroxy-2-naphthoate polyprenyltransferase, with protein sequence MQPQMQTGPSPTFKGKNWRVWWQLTRPHTLTAAFVPVLLGTALALPLTSIDLGLFTAMLIACLLIQAATNMFNEYYDFKRGLDNEHSVGIGGAIVREGIQPATVMKIALSLYGISMLLGVYICMNSSWWLAAIGLVSMTVGYLYTGGPIPIAYTPFGEIFAGFFMGMLIILIAFYIQTGFITMISVLISVPIVITVGAILLANNIRDHDGDKENGRKTLAILLGQKRAIILLAGMFIVSYAWVFTLIGLDYASAWLAIVLLSSPKAIKAIKGFIGKTKPVQMVPAMIATAQTNTIFGFLLSIGLFLGHFLNN encoded by the coding sequence ATGCAACCACAAATGCAAACGGGTCCTTCGCCTACTTTTAAGGGGAAAAATTGGAGAGTCTGGTGGCAACTTACACGACCACATACGTTAACAGCTGCCTTTGTTCCAGTATTATTAGGAACCGCATTAGCCTTACCATTAACATCTATTGATCTTGGTTTATTTACCGCCATGCTTATCGCTTGCTTACTTATTCAGGCAGCAACAAATATGTTTAATGAGTATTATGATTTCAAACGTGGTCTTGATAATGAGCACTCTGTCGGTATAGGTGGCGCCATTGTTCGTGAAGGAATTCAACCAGCGACTGTCATGAAAATAGCTCTTAGCCTTTATGGTATTTCCATGCTGCTAGGAGTATATATTTGTATGAATTCTAGCTGGTGGCTAGCTGCCATTGGTCTAGTTTCAATGACAGTTGGTTATTTATACACGGGAGGACCTATTCCGATTGCGTACACACCTTTTGGAGAAATCTTTGCAGGGTTCTTTATGGGAATGCTCATTATACTGATTGCCTTTTATATTCAAACAGGTTTTATTACTATGATTAGTGTATTAATATCTGTACCTATTGTCATAACAGTAGGTGCCATTCTACTTGCCAATAATATACGTGACCATGATGGTGATAAAGAAAATGGAAGAAAAACATTAGCGATCCTACTGGGTCAAAAGAGAGCCATCATTCTTTTAGCAGGAATGTTCATTGTCTCTTATGCATGGGTGTTTACTCTTATTGGTTTGGACTATGCTTCTGCTTGGTTAGCGATTGTGCTACTAAGCTCACCAAAGGCAATAAAGGCGATTAAAGGATTCATAGGAAAAACAAAACCCGTTCAAATGGTGCCAGCCATG